One window of Nicotiana tomentosiformis chromosome 11, ASM39032v3, whole genome shotgun sequence genomic DNA carries:
- the LOC104088284 gene encoding putative late blight resistance protein homolog R1A-10: MAYVAVISLAQTLEELVQQKPHWVSSDDETTKMLHSFRVSLKNFQDFLENTSKRRQHCGEVEELDREIRTAVEEVEDVIELKIYKTMKREALSKTLRTLVEKIEALKRGVMGCRFGKSKVLRKTMEEEALHKTLSPLVEKIDVLERNVMGSSFGTNEVQGYVDPTNDELQVEASLLGHSSSRRVAKLNPENIVVGLEDDLMEIKRRLIGTSSNREIVPILGMGGIGKTTLARKAYDDFEVRHRFDIHVWVTVSQQYRIRDLLLDILSRISADPIKQGTNSDQLMDKIYKVLKCRRYLLVMDDIWSCDNIWDIVSRTFPEDENSSRIILTSRINEVAMHADPNCTPYEMHLLNLDESWKLIHDKVFGVDQQFCPPELEEIGKQVAQNCQGLPLALLVVAGHLSKIDRTRKSWEDVSKSVSNILVNESDICLGVLAMSYNYLPYHLRPCFLYIGVFPEDREINITNLINLWISEGFLVNKGLKSLEAVGRDCLNDLVSRNLLMVRSRRWDGECKTFGVHDLVRDLILRVANDEKFLQVSRIQVATNPSANKFHVRRYSYSSRIYDDDDLCESSSSSSTRTLHFFYGLNNDSLLGQFKLLRVLAILDCTFHYFPLVIKKLVHLRYLHIFNCHEYIHSSVSELYNLQTLIFGQYSGLPVEIWKMKILRHLEVKRISYFCVPSSKEGSSFKLQNLEQLSYLNISCCTEKLFSGIPNLKRLKIYGDKGNMTSEKLNSLSCLNKLETLKITCYRGYYERPPQSKFALPTSLKRLTLESTYLPWEDMANIVMLPNLQVLKIKDNGFVDGRWRLNDEMIFNQLKFLLIHKTDLEQWKAGSVNFPELQCLVLKECISLKKIPQDIGEIYTLESIELHNCSTSAENSVKKIQKEQKSMGNDCLTVLVNSRR; encoded by the exons ATGGCTTATGTTGCTGTGATTTCTCTTGCACAAACATTGGAGGAACTCGTGCAGCAAAAGCCACATTGGGTAAGTAGTGATGATGAAACAACAAAAATGCTGCACTCTTTCCGTGTTAGTCTTAAAAATTTCCAAGACTTTCTTGAGAACACTAGCAAGAGAAGGCAACATTGTGGAGAGGTTGAAGAATTAGATAGAGAGATTAGAACAGCAGTGGAAGAAGTAGAAGATGTGATCGAACTAAAGATATATAAAACAATGAAAAGAGAGGCATTATCAAAGACATTGAGAACACTTGTAGAAAAGATTGAAGCTCTAAAGAGGGGGGTCATGGGATGTAGGTTTGGTAAGAGTAAAGTCCTTCGTAAAACAATGGAAGAAGAGGCATTACACAAAACCTTGTCTCCACTTGTAGAAAAGATTGATGTTCTGGAGAGGAATGTGATGGGAAGTAGTTTTGGTACAAATGAAGTTCAAGGCTATGTTGATCCTACAAATGACGAACTGCAAGTAGAGGCTTCCTTGCTAGGTCATTCATCATCCAGACGTGTAGCAAAACTGAATCCAGAAAACATTGTTGTGGGTCTTGAGGACGATTTGATGGAAATCAAGAGAAGATTAATAGGGACCTCGTCTAATCGAGAAATTGTCCCAATTCTGGGAATGGGAGGGATTGGCAAAACAAcactagctagaaaagcatatgACGATTTTGAAGTCAGGCATCGCTTTGACATCCATGTTTGGGTGACAGTATCTCAGCAATATCGGATTAGAGATCTATTGTTGGATATTCTTTCTCGTATTTCAGCTGACCCGATAAAACAAGGGACTAATAGTGATCAATTAATGGATAAGATATACAAAGTGTTAAAGTGTCGGAGGTATCTCCTTGTCATGGATGATATTTGGAGCTGTGACAACATCTGGGATATAGTGTCAAGAACTTTTCCAGAAGACGAGAATAGTagtcgaattattttgactagtaggaTTAATGAAGTGGCTATGCATGCTGACCCAAACTGCACTCCTTATGAGATGCACCTCTTGAATTTAGACGAAAGTTGGAAGTTAATACATGACAAGGTGTTTGGGGTAGATCAACAGTTTTGTCCTCCTGAACTAGAGGAAATCGGGAAGCAAGTAGCACAAAATTGCCAAGGACTACCTTTAGCCCTTCTAGTGGTTGCGGGACATCTCTCTAAAATTGATAGAACACGCAAAAGTTGGGAAGATGTTTCCAAAAGTGTAAGTAACATTCTTGTTAATGAATCAGATATATGTCTAGGAGTGCTTGCAATGAGTTACAATTACTTACCTTATCATCTTAGACCGTGTTTCCTTTACATTGGAGTGTTTCCAGAAGATAGGGAGATTAACATTACTAATTTGATCAACTTATGGATTTCTGAGGGTTTTCTAGTGAATAAGGGGCTCAAAAGCTTGGAAGCAGTGGGAAGAGATTGTTTGAATGATCTTGTTAGCAGGAATCTGTTAATGGTTAGAAGCAGGAGATGGGATGGTGAGTGTAAAACATTTGGTGTCCATGATCTGGTGCGGGACTTGATTCTAAGAGTAGCTAATGATGAGAAGTTCCTGCAGGTCTCTAGAATTCAGGTAGCCACTAATCCTTCAGCGAACAAGTTTCATGTTCGTCGCTACAGTTACTCTTCGCGCATTTATGATGACGATGATTTATGTGAGTCATCATCATCTAGTAGCACCAGAACTTTGCACTTCTTCTATGGATTGAATAACGATTCTCTTTTGGGGCAATTCAAACTTCTAAGAGTGTTGGCAATCCTTGATTGTACATTTCATTATTTTCCCCTTGTGATAAAAAAATTAGTACATCTCAGATACCTTCACATATTCAACTGTCACGAGTACATTCACAGTTCAGTGTCAGAGCTTTATAATCTGCAGACCTTGATTTTTGGCCAATATTCTGGTTTACCAGTGGAGATCTGGAAGATGAAAATTTTGAGGCATCTTGAGGTAAAAAGGATCTCTTATTTTTGTGTTCCATCAAGTAAGGAAGGGTCTAGTTTCAAGCTACAAAATCTTGAGCAACTGTCGTATCTAAATATTTCTTGCTGTACTGAGAAATTGTTTTCTGGTATTCCAAATCTAAAGAGGCTGAAAATTTATGGTGATAAAGGAAACATGACTTCGGAGAAGCTAAATAGCCTTTCTTGTTTAAATAAACTTGAAACATTGAAGATCACCTGCTATCGAGGATATTACGAGCGACCACCGCAAAGTAAGTTTGCTTTGCCTACATCTCTGAAAAGGTTGACTTTAGAAAGTACTTATTTACCATGGGAAGACATGGCGAATATTGTAATGTTGCCAAACCTCCAAGTGCTTAAAATTAAAGACAATGGATTTGTTGATGGCCGGTGGAGATTAAATGATGAAATGATTTTTAATCAACTTAAGTTCCTCCTAATCCATAAGACAGATCTGGAGCAGTGGAAAGCTGGCAGCGTTAACTTTCCAGAACTGCAATGCCTAGTTCTGAAAGAATGCATATCCCTGAAGAAAATCCCTCAAGACATTGGGGAAATTTATACCTTGGAGTCAATAGAATTGCATAATTGCAGCACTTCGGCTGAAAATTCtgtgaaaaaaattcaaaaagagcAAAAGAGCATGGGGAATGATTGCCTCACTGTACTCGTCAATAGTCGTCG TTAG